A genomic region of Halopelagius longus contains the following coding sequences:
- a CDS encoding DUF7529 family protein, whose translation MDDPNSEEGAHPLSGVMQFWDDVVGDAEATAEEYREAGWDVVELHPGDVTPVPAMLDTEPSAEYGLNVLVPGEEFDTVEDVVETAEFDSYDAYRAERGGTVFLVVAMLAEDSGRAVVVPMYYRTKEAAPMLERAADADEMRVIVRPLSDDKRVVFEQRDPNPLFPEGGA comes from the coding sequence ATGGACGACCCGAATTCGGAGGAGGGGGCGCATCCGCTCTCCGGCGTGATGCAGTTTTGGGACGACGTCGTCGGAGACGCCGAGGCGACGGCCGAGGAGTACCGCGAGGCGGGGTGGGACGTGGTCGAACTCCACCCGGGCGACGTGACGCCCGTCCCCGCGATGCTCGACACCGAACCGTCGGCGGAGTACGGGTTGAACGTGCTCGTCCCGGGAGAGGAGTTCGACACCGTCGAGGACGTCGTCGAGACGGCCGAGTTCGACTCCTACGACGCGTACCGCGCCGAACGCGGCGGAACGGTTTTCCTCGTCGTCGCGATGCTCGCGGAGGATTCGGGGCGAGCGGTCGTCGTTCCGATGTACTACCGGACGAAAGAGGCCGCGCCGATGCTCGAACGGGCGGCCGACGCCGACGAGATGCGAGTCATCGTCCGGCCCCTCTCGGACGACAAGCGCGTCGTCTTCGAACAGCGCGACCCGAATCCGCTGTTCCCCGAAGGCGGCGCGTAG
- a CDS encoding universal stress protein, translating to MTDRRPLDVDLVLVPVDRSDESAAAVECACAIAAEYDAGVHAVHVLGEDVVRAIETGAVDDDEVAADGEAITQTTKDIAAEYEVDLATSVAYGFSTKMKLRHPGSVVLDTAEELDADFVVVPREPVSGDPGEVLAKAAEYVLLYATQPVLSV from the coding sequence ATGACCGACCGCCGTCCGCTGGACGTGGACCTCGTCCTCGTTCCCGTCGACCGGAGCGACGAATCCGCCGCCGCCGTCGAATGCGCCTGCGCCATCGCCGCCGAGTACGACGCGGGCGTGCACGCCGTTCACGTCCTCGGCGAGGACGTGGTCCGCGCGATAGAGACGGGTGCCGTGGACGACGACGAGGTGGCGGCCGACGGCGAGGCCATCACGCAGACGACGAAGGACATCGCCGCGGAGTACGAGGTGGACCTCGCTACCTCCGTCGCCTACGGCTTCTCGACGAAGATGAAGCTCCGGCATCCGGGGAGCGTCGTCCTCGACACCGCCGAGGAACTCGACGCGGACTTCGTCGTCGTCCCGCGGGAACCCGTCTCGGGCGACCCCGGCGAGGTGTTGGCGAAGGCCGCGGAGTACGTCCTGCTGTACGCGACGCAGCCGGTGCTGTCGGTCTGA
- a CDS encoding DUF5807 family protein, producing MSKLDEFLAGERVDDVALFLTHEYLDSQGKLPNLGEEVENGYVLVVDGDDGRRAFAAGTGMDAMEFAQQATGSKSHVDRDLGGGECPNRAPDENHQTRFIFAFAEEQNEGVGGLYEQGDVIHAYAHCECGTDYSDRWVVGAEAETGVQPGEDEPAEAQ from the coding sequence ATGAGCAAACTCGACGAGTTCCTCGCGGGCGAACGCGTAGACGACGTGGCGCTGTTTCTCACCCACGAGTACCTCGACAGTCAGGGGAAACTACCGAACCTCGGCGAGGAGGTGGAGAACGGCTACGTCCTCGTCGTGGACGGCGACGACGGCCGCCGCGCGTTCGCCGCCGGAACCGGCATGGACGCCATGGAGTTCGCCCAGCAAGCGACGGGGTCGAAGAGCCACGTCGACCGCGACTTAGGCGGCGGCGAGTGTCCGAACCGCGCGCCCGACGAGAACCACCAGACTCGGTTCATCTTCGCGTTCGCCGAGGAACAGAACGAGGGCGTCGGCGGCCTGTACGAACAGGGCGACGTGATTCACGCCTACGCGCACTGCGAGTGCGGGACGGACTACTCCGACCGGTGGGTCGTCGGCGCGGAGGCGGAGACGGGCGTCCAACCCGGCGAGGACGAACCCGCCGAGGCGCAGTAG
- a CDS encoding DHH family phosphoesterase — MEDELIDSSRLSLSRKSQLPGAGFFYPDSLDEDRSEELVKEAVEDAEVVVVADTDADGLGCVALLREAYGAALDPEPFEEEIAERIERLEGTTDPEDDEEEAEVDVPEEEDVAPGSAVALVGSGPYSLEDDFDNVAEYAPEGVDVFVCDLCPDKYEYVEEELDRLVETASEVRWFDHHQWKDDVADAVEEAGVGLVVGESDEECSTDVTLRSLDYEFDDRFAELAAVTRDHDLWIREDARSDDLADYAYWTDAEEYVTVVGAYGADLPDVAAEFVELRRVEKERLIERAVSRAELKSVGPWTVGVTYGRCSQNEVAEALREEGADAAVVVKPAGSASIRGTENFELCHEVAGQVNGGGHPKAAGCKPDIYDDMLDYANHWTTQGSAAKRVILAAFERVAERAEQGVYDDEGVETDR, encoded by the coding sequence ATGGAAGACGAACTCATCGACAGCTCTCGGCTCTCGCTCTCGCGGAAGTCCCAGCTTCCGGGCGCGGGATTCTTCTACCCCGATTCGCTCGACGAAGACCGCTCCGAGGAGTTGGTGAAAGAGGCCGTCGAGGACGCCGAAGTCGTCGTCGTCGCCGACACGGACGCCGACGGACTCGGGTGCGTCGCCCTGCTTCGGGAAGCGTACGGCGCGGCACTCGACCCCGAACCGTTCGAGGAGGAGATTGCGGAGCGAATCGAACGGCTGGAGGGGACGACCGACCCCGAAGACGACGAGGAGGAGGCGGAAGTCGACGTGCCCGAGGAGGAGGACGTCGCGCCGGGGTCCGCAGTCGCCCTCGTCGGCTCCGGCCCCTACTCGCTCGAAGACGACTTCGACAACGTCGCCGAGTACGCGCCGGAGGGCGTCGACGTGTTCGTCTGCGACCTCTGCCCCGACAAGTACGAGTACGTCGAGGAGGAACTCGACCGACTCGTCGAGACGGCCTCGGAGGTGCGCTGGTTCGACCACCACCAGTGGAAAGACGACGTGGCCGACGCCGTCGAAGAGGCGGGCGTCGGACTCGTCGTCGGCGAGTCCGACGAGGAGTGTTCGACGGACGTGACGCTTCGCTCTCTGGACTACGAGTTCGACGACCGGTTCGCCGAACTCGCGGCGGTCACGCGCGACCACGACCTGTGGATACGCGAGGACGCCCGCAGCGACGACTTGGCGGACTACGCCTACTGGACGGACGCCGAGGAGTACGTCACCGTCGTCGGCGCGTACGGCGCGGACCTGCCGGACGTGGCCGCGGAGTTCGTCGAACTCCGGCGCGTCGAGAAGGAGCGACTCATCGAACGCGCCGTCTCGCGCGCGGAACTGAAGTCCGTCGGCCCGTGGACCGTCGGCGTCACCTACGGCCGGTGTTCGCAGAACGAGGTGGCGGAAGCGCTCCGCGAGGAGGGCGCCGACGCCGCCGTCGTCGTCAAACCCGCCGGAAGCGCCAGCATCCGCGGCACGGAGAACTTCGAGCTGTGTCACGAAGTCGCCGGGCAGGTCAACGGCGGCGGCCACCCGAAAGCCGCGGGATGTAAGCCCGACATCTACGACGACATGCTCGACTACGCGAACCACTGGACGACGCAGGGAAGCGCCGCAAAGCGCGTCATCCTCGCGGCGTTCGAGCGAGTCGCGGAGCGAGCGGAACAGGGCGTCTACGACGACGAGGGCGTCGAAACCGACCGCTGA
- the arsN2 gene encoding arsenic resistance N-acetyltransferase ArsN2: MDEPTVTLRGAADSLSYVETVLEANGLPARDVRSKPDCFYVGDDGGEAVGVGGVEAYGSYGLLRSVAVEESARGEGYGTALCDALEAEARESGVETLYLLTTTAAEFFADRGYEETNRSDTPEAIRETTEFEELCPASAVCMKKSL, from the coding sequence ATGGACGAACCGACCGTGACGCTCCGAGGGGCGGCGGACTCCCTCTCGTACGTCGAGACGGTACTGGAGGCGAACGGGTTGCCCGCCCGGGACGTGCGGTCGAAGCCGGACTGCTTCTACGTCGGAGACGATGGGGGAGAGGCCGTCGGCGTCGGCGGCGTCGAGGCGTACGGGTCGTACGGACTCCTCCGCTCCGTCGCCGTCGAGGAGTCGGCGCGGGGCGAGGGGTACGGAACGGCGCTCTGCGACGCACTCGAAGCGGAGGCCCGCGAGTCGGGCGTCGAAACGCTGTACCTCCTCACCACCACCGCCGCCGAGTTCTTCGCCGACAGGGGGTACGAGGAGACGAACCGCTCGGATACGCCCGAAGCGATACGCGAGACGACCGAGTTCGAAGAACTCTGTCCCGCGTCGGCCGTCTGCATGAAGAAGTCGCTGTGA
- a CDS encoding ABC transporter ATP-binding protein — protein sequence MPLLSISDLRTQFATERGRVKAVDGVDLEIDEGETVGLVGESGSGKSVTALSAMGLVDDPGEVVGGEVTLTSPSLAEEFREAYRDPQFVEGDEIDITAAPESALRSIRGGEMSMIFQDPMTSLNPALTVGEQVAESLRLHQYGGRKKDSWLNAVREILPKIGGGELDEAVVERTVEVLSEVGIPEPTARIDEYPHEFSGGMRQRVLIAIALACRPKLLVADEPTTALDVTIQAQILDLINDLQDDLGMSMLMITHDLGVVAETCDRVAVMYAGEIVEEGPVEEIFRNPSHPYTYALLESIPTEEKDRLTPIEGNVPDLIDMPDGCHFAPRCPWATEECTSGEIPYLQHGSDGVDHRAKCIFEDFDESEYGDGDSLVATESDIGEELLRAEGLKKHFSRADGLLDEWLGFEDESVKAVDGVDLSIYEGETLGLVGESGCGKSTTGRTILRLLDATEGRVLFAGEDLTDLEGSELRERRRDLQMIFQDPMSSLDPRMTVGQIIAEPLKIHDLPEESPRDGENRRDQRRRRVNELLDAVGLDPSQRTRYPHEMSGGQRQRVGIARALAVDPDFIVCDEPVSALDVSVQAQILNLLEDLQEEFGLTYLFIAHDLSVVRHICDRIAVMYLGEVVETAPTSDLFDDPRHPYTQALLSAIPVPDPTADTDRVILEGDVPSPIDPPSGCHFRTRCPKVIPPAEIDIEQAAYREVMDLRQRVEDRKIDLEAAREAAAERTGGGSPPDQTPTAAADGGVSADSVADLLYDRFFTEPLAGENRAVVESALDAVAAGEWETAADRLRDRFESVCERSEPHLSEDEHPAACHLVDR from the coding sequence ATGCCTCTCCTCTCCATCTCGGACCTCCGGACGCAGTTCGCGACCGAACGCGGTCGCGTGAAGGCGGTAGACGGTGTCGACCTCGAAATCGACGAAGGTGAGACGGTCGGTCTCGTCGGCGAATCCGGCTCCGGAAAGAGCGTGACGGCGCTTTCCGCGATGGGCCTCGTGGACGACCCCGGCGAAGTCGTCGGCGGCGAGGTGACGCTCACGTCGCCCTCCCTCGCGGAGGAGTTCCGCGAGGCGTACCGCGACCCGCAGTTCGTCGAGGGCGACGAGATAGACATCACCGCCGCGCCCGAATCGGCCCTCCGGTCGATCCGGGGCGGCGAGATGAGCATGATATTCCAAGACCCCATGACCTCGCTCAACCCTGCACTCACCGTGGGCGAGCAAGTGGCCGAGAGCCTCCGACTCCACCAGTACGGCGGACGGAAGAAGGACTCGTGGCTCAACGCGGTCCGCGAGATTCTGCCGAAGATCGGCGGCGGCGAACTCGACGAGGCGGTCGTCGAACGAACCGTGGAGGTCCTCTCGGAGGTCGGCATCCCCGAACCCACCGCGCGCATCGACGAGTACCCCCACGAGTTCTCCGGCGGGATGCGCCAACGCGTCCTCATCGCAATCGCACTCGCGTGCCGCCCGAAACTGCTCGTCGCCGACGAACCGACGACGGCCCTCGACGTGACCATCCAGGCGCAGATCCTCGATCTCATCAACGACCTGCAGGACGACCTCGGGATGTCCATGCTGATGATAACGCACGACCTCGGCGTCGTCGCCGAGACGTGCGACCGCGTCGCGGTGATGTACGCGGGCGAAATCGTCGAGGAGGGACCGGTCGAGGAGATATTCCGGAACCCCTCGCACCCGTACACCTACGCGCTGTTGGAGTCCATCCCGACCGAGGAGAAAGACAGGCTCACCCCCATCGAGGGGAACGTCCCCGACCTCATCGACATGCCCGACGGCTGCCACTTCGCGCCCCGGTGTCCGTGGGCCACCGAGGAGTGTACCAGCGGAGAGATACCGTACCTCCAGCACGGGTCCGACGGCGTGGACCACCGCGCGAAGTGCATCTTCGAGGACTTCGACGAGAGCGAGTACGGCGACGGCGACTCGTTGGTCGCCACCGAGAGCGACATCGGCGAGGAACTCCTCCGCGCTGAGGGGTTGAAGAAGCACTTCTCGCGGGCGGACGGCCTCCTCGACGAGTGGCTCGGGTTCGAAGACGAGAGCGTGAAGGCGGTCGACGGCGTCGACCTCTCCATCTACGAGGGCGAGACGCTGGGCCTCGTCGGCGAATCCGGCTGCGGGAAATCGACGACGGGCCGGACCATCCTCCGACTACTGGACGCCACTGAGGGCCGCGTTCTCTTCGCGGGCGAGGACCTCACCGACCTCGAAGGGTCGGAACTCCGAGAGCGCCGCCGGGACCTCCAGATGATCTTCCAGGACCCGATGTCCAGTCTGGACCCCCGCATGACCGTCGGCCAGATAATCGCCGAACCGCTGAAGATACACGACCTCCCGGAGGAGTCGCCCCGGGACGGCGAGAACCGACGCGACCAGCGTCGCCGCCGGGTGAACGAACTCCTCGACGCCGTCGGGCTCGATCCGAGTCAGCGGACTCGATACCCCCACGAGATGTCCGGCGGACAGCGTCAGCGAGTCGGCATCGCCCGCGCACTCGCCGTCGACCCCGACTTCATCGTCTGCGACGAACCCGTCTCCGCACTCGACGTGAGCGTCCAAGCGCAGATCCTCAACCTGCTGGAAGACCTGCAGGAGGAGTTCGGACTGACGTACCTGTTCATCGCACACGACCTCTCGGTCGTCCGCCACATCTGCGACCGAATCGCCGTGATGTACCTCGGCGAAGTCGTGGAGACGGCGCCGACGAGCGACCTCTTCGACGACCCGAGGCACCCGTACACGCAGGCGCTCCTGTCGGCCATCCCCGTCCCCGACCCGACGGCGGACACCGACCGCGTGATCCTCGAAGGCGACGTGCCATCGCCCATCGACCCGCCCTCGGGGTGTCACTTCCGGACGCGGTGTCCGAAGGTCATCCCGCCCGCGGAGATCGACATCGAACAGGCGGCCTACCGCGAGGTGATGGACCTCCGCCAACGCGTCGAAGACCGGAAGATCGACCTCGAAGCGGCCCGCGAGGCCGCCGCCGAACGGACGGGAGGGGGGTCGCCGCCCGACCAGACGCCGACCGCCGCCGCGGACGGCGGCGTCTCCGCGGACTCCGTCGCCGACCTCCTCTACGACCGGTTCTTCACCGAACCGCTCGCGGGCGAGAACCGCGCCGTCGTGGAGTCCGCACTCGACGCCGTCGCCGCCGGCGAGTGGGAGACCGCGGCCGACCGACTCCGCGACCGGTTCGAGAGCGTCTGCGAACGGTCGGAACCGCATCTCTCGGAGGACGAGCATCCGGCGGCGTGCCACCTCGTCGACCGATAA
- a CDS encoding GNAT family N-acetyltransferase, protein MTPERRYPGDPAGPFEGPPQSFEDREGRKIELRAYDGSEAEFEALVSMYLEFDPADRAQGIPPGQESRVRDWLENILDEECLNVVAWHGDEAAGHATLVPDGDAYELAIFVLQEYQEAGIGTKLMRALLGHGCESGVEKVWLTVERWNRAAVSLYKKIGFETTDSESFEVEMALRLNESES, encoded by the coding sequence ATGACACCGGAGCGACGCTATCCGGGCGACCCCGCCGGGCCGTTCGAGGGGCCGCCGCAGTCGTTCGAGGACCGCGAGGGAAGGAAGATAGAACTCCGGGCGTACGACGGGTCCGAAGCGGAGTTCGAGGCGCTCGTCTCGATGTACCTCGAGTTCGACCCGGCGGACCGGGCGCAGGGCATCCCGCCGGGACAGGAGAGTCGGGTCCGCGACTGGTTGGAGAACATCCTCGACGAGGAGTGTCTCAACGTCGTCGCGTGGCACGGCGACGAGGCCGCCGGGCACGCGACGCTCGTTCCCGACGGCGACGCGTACGAACTCGCCATCTTCGTGCTCCAAGAGTACCAAGAGGCAGGCATCGGGACGAAGCTGATGCGCGCCCTCCTCGGTCACGGGTGCGAGTCCGGCGTCGAGAAGGTGTGGCTCACCGTCGAACGGTGGAACCGCGCGGCGGTGAGTCTGTACAAGAAGATAGGCTTCGAGACGACCGACTCCGAGAGCTTCGAGGTGGAGATGGCGCTTCGACTCAACGAGAGCGAGTCGTAG
- a CDS encoding DUF7112 family protein translates to MSERVPSDHASVTTFRANVARSGGTRRPCLRLPDEADLEEGDLIRLLVGGGHYHARVDADASGRLVRGAYDNKRLARNPGEGENRLAEWCSETGRDPGSAVELDELEPGFCYGLREPGKRTVYSVPKRPNASLSDIAEKFGGE, encoded by the coding sequence GTGTCCGAACGCGTCCCCAGCGACCACGCCTCGGTCACGACGTTTCGCGCGAACGTCGCGCGTAGCGGCGGGACTCGACGGCCCTGCCTCCGCCTCCCCGACGAGGCGGACTTAGAGGAGGGCGACCTGATTCGCCTCCTCGTCGGCGGGGGGCACTACCACGCCCGCGTCGATGCGGACGCGTCCGGGCGACTCGTTCGCGGCGCGTACGACAACAAGCGACTCGCTCGGAACCCCGGCGAGGGGGAGAACCGCCTCGCCGAGTGGTGTTCGGAGACGGGTCGCGACCCCGGGTCGGCGGTCGAACTCGACGAACTCGAACCCGGGTTCTGTTACGGCCTGCGCGAACCCGGCAAACGCACCGTCTACTCCGTGCCGAAGCGACCGAACGCCTCTCTCTCCGACATCGCCGAGAAGTTCGGCGGCGAGTAG
- a CDS encoding 30S ribosomal protein S6e — protein MADFKVVVSDPDTGNTYQFEVDGQDANRFLGRDIGDEVDGAPVGLDGFTLELTGGSDQAGRPMRDNVAGSNLKELLLEGGVGYKPNREGERKRVTVRGRQVSEETAQINAKVVGGDGDVAAALGEGDEGDDEDEDE, from the coding sequence ACACCGGGAACACCTACCAGTTCGAGGTCGACGGACAGGATGCGAACCGATTCCTCGGCCGCGACATCGGCGACGAGGTAGACGGCGCGCCCGTCGGACTCGACGGCTTCACGCTCGAACTCACCGGCGGTTCCGACCAGGCCGGACGCCCGATGCGAGACAACGTCGCCGGCTCGAACCTCAAGGAACTCCTCCTCGAGGGTGGCGTCGGCTACAAGCCGAACCGCGAGGGCGAACGCAAGCGCGTCACCGTCCGCGGTCGGCAGGTCTCCGAGGAGACCGCACAGATAAACGCGAAAGTCGTCGGCGGCGACGGCGACGTCGCCGCCGCCCTCGGCGAGGGCGACGAAGGCGACGACGAAGACGAAGACGAGTAA
- a CDS encoding universal stress protein: protein MFDTIVIATDGSESVRRAIDVALDLADRFEAGVHVLYVVDESEVESSPERLRDEMREALADRGEQALAEVQEETEREVTTAVVEGRPAGVIGDYARENDADMVAMGTRGRHGENRFLIGSVAERVVRTCPVPVLTVRQLADGETEDGPTGTPEMA from the coding sequence ATGTTCGACACCATCGTCATCGCGACGGACGGGTCCGAGAGCGTCCGCCGGGCTATCGACGTCGCGTTGGACCTCGCAGACCGGTTCGAGGCGGGCGTCCACGTCCTCTACGTCGTCGACGAGAGCGAGGTGGAGTCCTCGCCGGAACGACTCCGCGACGAGATGCGCGAGGCCCTCGCGGACCGCGGCGAGCAGGCCCTCGCGGAGGTCCAAGAGGAGACGGAGCGCGAGGTGACCACCGCCGTCGTGGAGGGACGACCCGCCGGCGTCATCGGCGACTACGCCCGCGAGAACGACGCAGACATGGTGGCGATGGGCACCCGCGGCCGCCACGGCGAGAACCGCTTTCTCATCGGCTCGGTGGCCGAACGCGTCGTTCGAACGTGCCCCGTCCCGGTGTTGACCGTCCGCCAACTGGCCGACGGCGAGACGGAGGACGGACCGACCGGGACGCCCGAGATGGCCTGA
- a CDS encoding DUF5806 family protein: protein MPRMSDENPTPADDAPANEGDDPRSSPPGTAGDEEAGPTDEPDGDDGRTEADDERIETDGESANDDAGGLETGTDDESVDAANDPDAENAADGSADSESSDAAESDGDDDPADAPPSDVQKYARFKKMDGAEYDRVNEFLRDRTYVTAREWAIARLCADFRTETGVEMTKIGNNLPQLVPFMTDTYTPQAVNQARSSFEDKVRKSGATFLYGAMSGFFTAEELDELMYEVSEIAKFLLEVEGVDLSVEDELEAEERISSVMREVREASEEFREEELADDAADD from the coding sequence ATCCCGCGTATGAGCGACGAGAACCCCACACCCGCCGACGACGCGCCGGCGAACGAGGGCGACGACCCCCGCTCGTCGCCCCCGGGGACGGCGGGCGACGAGGAGGCGGGTCCGACCGACGAACCGGACGGAGACGACGGCCGAACCGAGGCGGACGACGAGCGAATCGAAACCGACGGCGAGTCCGCGAACGACGACGCAGGCGGCCTCGAAACCGGCACCGACGACGAGAGCGTGGACGCCGCAAACGACCCCGACGCCGAGAACGCGGCCGACGGGAGCGCGGATTCCGAGAGTTCCGACGCCGCAGAGAGCGACGGTGACGACGACCCCGCCGACGCGCCGCCGAGCGACGTGCAGAAGTACGCGCGCTTCAAGAAGATGGACGGCGCGGAGTACGACCGGGTCAACGAGTTCCTGCGCGACCGGACGTACGTCACCGCCCGCGAGTGGGCCATCGCGCGCCTCTGTGCCGACTTCCGCACGGAGACGGGCGTCGAGATGACGAAGATAGGGAACAACCTCCCGCAACTCGTCCCGTTCATGACGGACACGTACACGCCGCAGGCGGTCAACCAAGCCCGCTCCTCGTTCGAGGACAAGGTCCGGAAGTCGGGCGCGACGTTCCTATACGGCGCGATGTCGGGCTTCTTCACGGCCGAAGAACTCGACGAACTGATGTACGAAGTCTCCGAGATAGCGAAGTTCCTCCTCGAAGTCGAGGGCGTCGACCTCTCCGTCGAGGACGAACTCGAGGCCGAAGAACGCATCTCAAGCGTGATGCGCGAGGTCAGGGAGGCGAGCGAGGAGTTCCGCGAGGAGGAACTCGCGGACGACGCGGCCGACGACTGA
- a CDS encoding universal stress protein: protein MKVLLGIGGSDDSVRALEQTVSRTAVAGDDLTVAIVDNPASDRSKDELEEMARRLLEDEGVDAEIRRVEGDPGSRLVGLAEEEEFEKIVLGGGKRSPMGKINIGGIAEFVLLNSHVTVSLVR, encoded by the coding sequence ATGAAGGTTCTCTTGGGAATCGGGGGAAGCGACGACTCGGTCCGGGCGTTAGAGCAGACGGTGTCGCGCACCGCAGTCGCGGGCGACGACCTGACCGTCGCGATAGTGGACAACCCGGCCTCGGACCGGTCGAAAGACGAACTGGAGGAGATGGCCCGCCGACTCCTCGAAGACGAGGGGGTCGACGCGGAGATTCGGCGAGTCGAAGGCGACCCGGGGAGTCGTCTCGTCGGCCTCGCCGAAGAGGAGGAGTTCGAGAAGATAGTTCTCGGCGGGGGGAAGCGGAGTCCGATGGGGAAGATAAACATCGGCGGCATCGCCGAGTTCGTCCTGTTGAACTCCCACGTCACCGTCTCGCTAGTCCGATGA
- a CDS encoding ABC transporter substrate-binding protein encodes MPRDIDRRTFLKATGSAAAAATIAGCAADPDEAGTGSPEGTADGTGTGQEGDATTLTFARGNDSGSLDPQNTTSGEDTKVMNQMYDQLIMFAPGKSKLRAGLATDWNLEGTTATLTLREGVTFHNGEEFTAEDFVATFNRFTNPDYEHYPGDTYTSAYGPFTLGDWVDDVSADGDYKLTMELSQKYAPFLRNLAMFASSVLSKKAIEEHGTDLKNNPVGTGPFVFEDWDTSNQRIRLSANDDYWGEAPKVDEVVFTTVESNTTRAQTLDSGGADIIDGIGAQASKVVENSSNAELVEKEGINTGYMAFNMEKIEAFRDKKVRKAISYAIDTESLVNNIFQGIAKQASQPIPSNVLGYNEGIDPYPQDLEKAQSLLDEAGYGDGFSFELATFKNPRGYNPSPLQAAQLVKSNLGEIGLEVNINQQSFNPFLDYTSSGKHDACFLGWYTDNADPDNFFYALLHPQVSEDQLTEGQDWVSFDADGYNTLNVAAWANREYMSLVEEAQKTYDTKAREEKYKQAAQIAHDEAPWVFLNHAKELRGVSKSVEGFVLAPISGPFLNLVSLK; translated from the coding sequence ATGCCCCGTGACATAGATAGACGTACGTTTCTGAAGGCGACCGGAAGCGCCGCGGCGGCCGCGACGATCGCGGGTTGCGCCGCGGACCCCGACGAGGCCGGAACCGGCTCCCCCGAAGGGACGGCAGACGGCACCGGGACCGGCCAGGAGGGCGACGCGACGACGCTGACGTTCGCCCGCGGGAACGACTCCGGTTCGCTCGACCCGCAGAACACGACGAGCGGCGAGGACACGAAGGTCATGAACCAGATGTACGACCAGCTCATCATGTTCGCGCCCGGGAAGAGCAAGCTCCGGGCCGGGCTGGCGACCGACTGGAACCTCGAAGGGACGACGGCGACGCTCACGCTCCGCGAGGGCGTCACGTTCCACAACGGCGAGGAGTTCACCGCCGAGGACTTCGTCGCGACGTTCAACCGCTTTACCAACCCGGACTACGAGCACTACCCCGGCGACACCTACACCTCGGCGTACGGCCCGTTCACGCTCGGCGACTGGGTGGACGACGTGTCGGCCGACGGCGACTACAAGCTCACGATGGAGCTGTCACAGAAGTACGCTCCGTTCCTCCGAAACCTCGCGATGTTCGCCTCCTCGGTGCTCTCGAAGAAGGCCATCGAGGAGCACGGAACCGACCTGAAGAACAACCCCGTCGGCACCGGCCCCTTCGTCTTCGAAGATTGGGACACGTCCAACCAGCGGATCCGACTCTCCGCGAACGACGACTACTGGGGAGAGGCGCCGAAGGTTGACGAAGTCGTGTTCACCACCGTCGAGAGCAACACGACGCGCGCGCAGACGCTCGACAGTGGCGGCGCGGACATCATCGACGGCATCGGCGCGCAGGCCTCCAAGGTCGTCGAGAACTCCTCGAACGCCGAGCTCGTCGAAAAGGAGGGTATCAACACGGGTTACATGGCGTTCAACATGGAGAAAATCGAGGCCTTCCGCGACAAGAAGGTCCGAAAGGCCATCAGCTACGCCATCGACACGGAGTCGCTCGTCAACAACATCTTCCAAGGCATCGCGAAGCAGGCGAGTCAACCCATCCCGAGCAACGTCCTCGGCTACAACGAGGGGATAGACCCGTACCCGCAGGACCTCGAAAAGGCGCAGTCGCTCCTCGACGAGGCGGGGTACGGCGACGGCTTCAGCTTCGAACTCGCGACGTTCAAAAACCCCCGCGGCTACAACCCCTCGCCGCTTCAGGCGGCGCAGTTGGTGAAGTCGAACCTCGGGGAGATAGGCCTCGAAGTCAACATCAACCAGCAGTCGTTCAACCCGTTCCTCGACTACACGAGCTCCGGGAAGCACGACGCGTGTTTCCTCGGCTGGTACACCGACAACGCCGACCCGGACAACTTCTTCTACGCGTTGCTGCACCCGCAGGTGTCCGAAGACCAACTCACCGAGGGGCAGGACTGGGTCAGCTTCGACGCGGACGGGTACAACACGCTGAACGTCGCCGCGTGGGCCAACCGCGAGTACATGTCGCTCGTCGAAGAGGCGCAGAAGACGTACGACACGAAGGCGCGCGAGGAGAAGTACAAGCAGGCGGCGCAGATAGCCCACGACGAAGCGCCGTGGGTGTTCCTGAACCACGCGAAGGAACTGCGCGGCGTCTCTAAATCGGTCGAGGGGTTCGTACTCGCTCCCATCAGCGGTCCGTTCCTCAACCTCGTTAGCCTCAAGTAG